CACGGCGTCCCGCCCTCGATGTTCTGGACGCCCTGATTTCGGGGATCGGCTACCCGGGGGGCCGGCTTCATGAGGCGCTTCGAGGAGGCGAGGCCGATCTGGTGTATGTGGTGCACGCGTTCCCGTTCCTGGGAATCGACACGGGTTTCTTTGGGGTCCTCACCCAAACCACCATGGAAAACCTGGAATCGGTGGAAGCGATCGTTTTGGACAACCTGAAGCGGGTCGCCGAAGAACCCGTCAGCAACGAAGAGTTTCAAACCGCCAAGGAAATGGTCCTCACCATGCACTACCTGTCGCTGGAAAGCCTCGAAGCCCAGGCTCAGAGCGCCGCGGTCAATGAGGTGTTGGGACTGGGCTGGGATTACGACCGCCGCTATCCCGACATGGTGCGAAGCGTGACCGCTGACGACATCTTGAGCCTGGCCCGAGAGCTTTTCACGAACACCCTGGTCGTGAAGACGCTTCCCGTTCGTATGTCAAGGCTTCAGCCCCGCGCCGCCTGGATTTCCGCTTCCAACCGTTGGATGTTTTCTCGGGCGAAGTCGATGGAAGGATCCAGTTCCAGGGCCATGCGGTAGAGCCGTACCGCCTCTTCCTTGTGACCCAGTTCCCTCAGGTTGGACCCGATGTTGGCGTAATCGATGGCCGAACCGGGGTCCAGTTCTATGGCCCGCTCGAACGCCTCTATAGCCTTGTAGTGTTCTTTGAGCCGGTAGTAGCAGAATCCCCGCAGGTTGTAGATCTCTTTGAGCTCCCAGTTTCGCCGTTCGGCGTATTCCAGCGCCCGCAAGGCGCCCCGGTAGTCGCCGAGCTCCTTCCGGCAGGACGCCATGTGCACGTAGATGCTGGCGATTTCGCGCGGGTCCGGTTTCTGGCGGAGGGCCTCCTCGAACAGGCCGAGGGCCTTTTCCACGTTGCCCAGGAGTTCGTGGCCGTGAGCCAAAAAGAAGGTGAGATCGTAGCGGGGTCCGAAAAGGTTGTGCAGCCGTTCCAGCTGAGCCGCCGCAGATTCCGGGGGAAGGCCGCGGATCACGGTCCGGGCCATGTGCTGGGGGAAATCCGTATCGCGCGTGTGGTCTAGGAAGTGCGCACCGGGAATCACTGTGTATACGGCGGGCACTTGAAGTTCCGGGTGGGTCGCATCCAGGACCAGGACTTCCAGACCCATATCGCGCAACGCACCGACGCATCGCTCGATTTCCACCCGCAGGTTATGGTCGCTCAGGTCGGGCAGGGACTGGATGGCGACGGTCGGTCCCGGCGCCATGAGGTAGGCCGCTTCTTCCAAGGACTTGTACTTGGGAAGGGTAGGGCGGTAGGACGTCCGGCTCTCGAAATCGCCGGCCAACTGCGCCACTTCGGTCAGGGCGCGGCACAGCGACTTTTCGGGACTCGGCGTGGTCCCGACGGCGAAAACGATTTCGCTCTTTTCGGGAAAATTGGCCGGATCGTAAGCCAGGACCCCGACGGAGGGAATGCCCGTGTTCAGAGAGAAATCCCGAAGGTGGAGCTGGATGCCGTTCCTATGGAATTTCTCCAGCAGCTCCACCGCCGCCGGGTCTTTCACGCTGGAGGGATCAATGCGCGGGGTCACCCGTTCTTCGTAGGCGATGACCGAACCCACGTGGCGTTCCACCACCTCGCAAAGGCTCTGGAGGATCGCTTCTTCCAGGGTGTTTCCGGCGGCCGGCCCGTTGTATTCGTTGATGAGGTAAAACCAATCGATGGGCAGCCACCGGTCCCGGTTTTCCGTGAGGCTTCGGGCGACAGCCCAGCGAAGCGGACAGCCCTTCAGAAATGCTTCACACCGGCCGGTCGGCGTCCGGCTGTCGTGAATGGACAGCTTGAGAACTTCCGCGGAAACGGCCGATCCGGGCACCTTCTCCCAGGTGAGCAGCGGGAAACGGGTTTCACGGACGAAAGAAAAGAAGCTGAACCGTTCCACGAGTTCCATCAGGGCGCTCGCTTCCGACTGTTCCAGTGTGGCACCCTTTCCCATCTGTTTTTTCGTTCCGGTGAGGAGTATGGCGTCGTCTCCGCACAGGCTCAGGAACACAGGAACATCCAGCCGGCCGGTGTCGATGCGAAGCGTTCTGGAAAGAAGGTTCAGGCGAAAGCCGGACAGGCGGTCGCGGACCCACCGGATGGTCTCCGCGGGGGTTCTCGCCTTGTCCTGGTCGTGACTGTAGGTTTTGAAGCAATCTCGCAGTTCTATGCCGGAATTCATGGCGCGTCCTTTGACTTCCGCCGCGTGGTGAGGCAGCGGATCGGAGGATGGAGTCGACTACTGCACGGCGTGCAGGATCTTTTCGGCCAGCCGACCTTTCCTGAATTGCCGCGGGAGTCCTTTGATGCGGGCCAGTTCGCTCAGGTTCTGCGGCCGGTTCCGGGCCAGGCGAAAAATCACGTCGTTGGTCATGACCCGGAAAGGGGCCTTGTCGGCGCTTCTGGCCATCTGGTCGCGCAGTTGGTAGAGTTCTCGGGCCGCCCGTCGCCCCTCCGCCTCCAGGGTCTTGAATCCACGGATCTTCACGTAACCGTTGGGAGGAAACCGCCCGCGCGGCGCACTCTGCCGGCACACGGCCTCGAAGGCTTCAGCGGCCTTTTCGAGAAGACCCTCCTTTTCCAGCCGTTCCGCCAGGCGGTGACGCAGGGCCACCAGGTAGCGCGTATCCTGGCAGGCGTACACCACCTGTTCCTCGGTGAGCGGCCTTCGGCCCCAGTCGCAGCGCTGGCATTTCTTGTCGAGCCGCACGCCGAACTCGCGTTCAAGCGTCGCGGCGAGCCCCAGCCGGCGATGCCCCAGAAGCTTGCACGCGATGGCCGTGTCGAAAACATTGGCGAACTGAAAATCAAAGTCCCGCTTGAGGCTCCCGATATCGTTTGCAGCGGCGTGGAAGATCTTTTCGATGCCCGGGTCGGCCAGCAGGGCCCCCAGGGGCTTCAGATCGTCCAGAGCCAGGACATCGAGCACGAAATCCTGGGATGCTACGGAGAGTTGAATCACGCAGACGCGTTCGAAATAGGCGTAGAAGCCGTTGGATTCCGTATCGACGGCGATATGGCCCTCACCCCGCAACTGCTCCATAAGGCGCCGGAAGTCTTCAGGGGTCGCCACCATGTGGCAGGGACGCTCGGCGTTGTCTTCGCCGGACGCCTCCTGTACTATGAACGTGTCGAAGGGAGGTGCCGTCATGAGTCGCAAAAAATCGCCTTCCAAAGCGGTTTCCAATGGTTCGCGCAAGCAGAAGAAAAGGAGTCCCACGGACGAGGGCTTCTATACCCCCTTTTGGGGGCTGGATCAACAGCTGCAAGCCACGTCGGCGGAAAAGACCGGCGGCCCACCGCCCGCAGTGCCCCCGCAGCCCCGGTTCGACCGCCCCGAAGAAGCTTCGAGGGCTCACGCCGGCGGCACCTGCCGCGAAATACCCGATGAACAGCTCTTTCTCGATACCGTCGGCGATGCGACGCCTCTCCCCGCCGAAGACCGCGCCCGCGTGCCCCGGAGGCCCGCTCGGACCTTCCTCCCCCAATGCCGGGAACAGGAAGACTGGGAGGTCCTGATGCACCTGGCGGACCTGGTGGCCGGGGGAGCCTCCTTCGAACTGGTGCACACGGACGAGTACATAGACGGGGCCGTCGCGGGGCTTTCCCCCGCAATCGTCAAGGGCCTCAAAAAAGGCCGCTTCAGCTATCAGGCCTACATCGATCTACACGGCTGTACGCGGGAGGAAGCGCTGGAGCTGGTCACGCGGTTCATTCGCGACAGCCATGCCCGAGGGCTCCGGTGCGTGCTGGTGGTTTCCGGAAAGGGCCTGAACTCCAAAAACCGTGAACCGGTTTTGAAAAACCAGCTGGTCCGCTGGTTTCTCTGCGCTCCCCTAAAACGCTTTGTGCTGGCCTTCGCTTCGGCGCGCTCCTGCGACGGAGGAAGCGGGGCCTTTTACGTACTTCTTCGCCGCCGACAAAGCCGACATCCCGTGGTGAGTCCCGCCATGTAGCTTTTTGAGCCACCGCCGCACCGAGCCGACAAGAGGCCGTGTTCCGCCGGTCGCCGCACCGTGCGCTCCGGAAGTCGTGATGCTCACCCCTACGAGTATCAGCACGCCCCCTACCGCCTGGGTCGGCCCCAGTCGTTCTCCCAGGATCCAGCTCGCACAGGCCACGGTCACCAGCGGAATCACGTTGAGGAAGACCGCTACCCGGGACGCCTCGAGAACGCTCAGGCTGTAATTGTAGCAGAGAAAGGCGAACAGGGTCGCAAAGAGCGCAAGGAATAGGAGGGCGGCCCATTCGGGGGTGCCGATCCCGCGGATTTGCAGCGGGCGCCATTCCAACACGGCCAGGGGCAGGAAGAAGACCGTGGCGACAAGGGCCTGCACCATGGTGACGGTCCAGGGCCGGTAGCGGACCCCCAGACGGCGGCTCACAACGGTATAGGCGGAAGCGCATAGCGCCGCTCCGAGGATGTAAAGGTTTCCCCTGAGGGAACTTCCTTCCAGGGATTCAGTCGGCTCGCCGCGGAAGAGGAGAAACGCCACGCCGGCCAGGGTGAGGAAGATCCCTGCGGCCACGCGGGGCCGCAGAGGTTCTCTGAGGAGAAACCGTGCCAGGATGATCACGAAAACGGGGATCGAGGCCATGATGAGCGACGCGGCGGAAGCGCTGGTGTGAAGGAGGCCGCGGGTCTCCAGGACGAAATACAGTCCGGGTTCCATGATGCCGAGCAGCGCGAAGAGGAGGAAATCGCCCCTTCGCAGCCTTTCCCGCGCGAACACGAACCAGAGGGGAAGGAGCACAAAGCTCGCCAGGGCGAACCGGGAGGCCAGGAGCACGCAAGGGGGGATGGTCCGGAGGGCCACCTTGGTGGCCACAAACGAAACACCCCAGAAGGCGACGGCGGCCGATACGGCCAGATAGGCGCGGGCGTTGCGATTCAACGGCGGGCCATCCCCCTTCACGGGTCCGAGGAAAAAAAAGACCCGGACGCGCCGGCCGCCTCCGGGTCTCCGTGGTGTTCCGGATTCGATCTAATCCCAGCCTAGGATTTCTTCGTCATAAAGCGTTTCGAGTTTCCGCTTGTGCTTGGTTTCTTCCTGGGCCAGGATTTCGAAGATCTTGGCCGTTTTTTCGTGCAGGCACTTTCCTTTCCATGCCTCGTAGAACGCGTGAGACTTCTCTTCCTTCTTCATGGCAAGCGTCAGGGCTTCCTGGTAGGTCAGGTCTTCGCGGAACGGAACGTCCAGCAGGTAGTCGCTGATTTTCAGGTCTTCCACCTTTTCCAGCTTGAATGCTTCCAGGCCGTAAGGGTTGAGGTCTTTCAACATGTCTCGGTGCTTGCGTTCTTCATCGACCATTTCTTCAAAGAAGTGTTTGATGCCCGGGTTCTTGGCCCGCTGCGCGCACTGGCGGTAGAAATCCATGGCGCTCTCTTCTTTCTTGATGGCAAAGTTGACGATATCGTCGAAAGAACGGCAAGAAATTGTGGACATGATCCCCACCTCCACCTCTCTCCCGCTGAACGGGCTCTGATCGTCTGTCTGTCGGTGGACCGGCGCCGATTTTCCACTCAGGGAAACCGAAATCACCCGCCGCCTGATCCGATGCCTTTGAATGGGGTCGTCCGCGTTCGCGGCCTTGTCCCTCCATAACAGATCGCCGCGAAGATCTGCAAGGCCTTTTGCTTCACGCCTGCAGGGAAACCATGGAGAAGCTCGCAACATCCACCAGGCCTCGGTCGGTGAGTTTCAGTTCCGGGATGACCGGGAGTGCCAGGAACGAGAGGGCCATGAAGGGATTCCGGAGGGCACACCCGAAGGTTCGGGCCAGCCGGCGGAGCGCCGCCAGTCGATCCACCACCGCATCCAGGGGTTCCAGGCTCATGAGTCCGGCGATGGGCAGAGGCAGGAGTTCCAGGGTCCCCGATGCGTCGCCGACCCCCAAGCCGCCTCCAACCCTCCGCACGGCTTCGCACACGGCGGCCATGGCCGCATCGGAGGCGCCCACAGCGATGAGGTTGTGGGAATCGTGGGCGATGGTGGAGGCGAGGGCTCCCCGGGTGAGCCCGAATCCTTTCACGAAGCCGATTCCCCGGCGGGGCTGCCCCGTCCGGGGGCCGTATCGGTTGAAAACCGCAAGTTTCAAGATATCCCGGCCGGTATCCGCGACCAGCCGTCCCCCATCGGTCTTGGGAACTGCGTGAACGCAGCGGGTGAGCAGGCTTCCTTCCACCACTTCGATCACCTTCACCTCCCGGTCCGGCGCCCCCGAGAGGGCGAACAGGTCCGAGCTCATGGGACCCAGCTCCATGGGGCTGGGAGGCGGCGCCGGCGAAGGCCCGTTTTCCAGATCCACCAGCACCTTCCCGTCTCTTACCACTTCGACGCCGTTCTTGTAGACACTCACCGGTTTCCAGGGGTGCAGCGACGCACTGAGGGAAAAGTCGGCTCGAGCCCCCGGGACCAAGGCACCCCTTCGTTTCAGCCCGAACGTTTCGGCGGGCGTCCGCGATGCCATGGCAATGGCCCGCACCGGATCCAGACCCAGGTCGACGGCGCGGTTCACCAGAGCGTCCATGTGCCCGTCGTGGAGGAGATCGTCCGGATGCCGGTCGTCGGTAACCAGGAGACAACTGGGCCAGGTGGCATCGGAGACGGCTGGAAGAAGCGCCGCCATGTCCCTGGACTGGCTGCCTTCTCGGATCATGAGCCTGAGCCCGCGGGCGAGTTTTTCACGGGCTTCTTCGAGCTGCGTGGATTCGTGGTCGGTGGCGATACCCGCCAGCACATAGGCGTTCAATGCATTTCCGGTCAACAAGGGCGCGTGGCCGTCCATGTGAAGATCCTGAAAAAGCACCAGCTTTTCAAGGACGTCCGGAACCGCCGCGATAACGCCCGGGAAGTTCATCATTTCACCGAGCCCCACGATGCGCGGGTGAGGCAGCAAAGAGGCGAGGTCCGCCGCGCTCAGTGCGGCTCCCGACGTTTCCAGCGGGGAAGCCGGAACGCAACTGGGTAGGGTCAGGTAGACGTCGAGCGGGAGACGCTCGGTGGCCTGCAGGAAGTACCGGATTCCTTCCACGCCGAAAACGTTGGCGATTTCGTGAGGGTCGCACACCACCGCCGTGGTGCCCCGCGGCAGTACCGCAGCGGCGAACCCCGACGGGTGCAGCAGACTGCTTTCGATGTGGATGTGGCCGTCGATGAAGCCGGGGGCGATGTACAGGCCGGACGCATCCACCACGCGGCGGGCTTCGTAGCGGCCGATTCCCACGATACAGCCGTCGTGCACGGCCAAGTCGGCTCGTTCCACCGCCCCGGTATGAACGTTTACGATGGAACCCCCTCGAAGGCAGCATTCGGCGGGGACTTCCCCGGCGGCGACCCGAAGGAGCCGTTCCAGCGATCGGCGGTCCCGTTTCATCGCGGGCAAGCCCTACATCTTGTATTTTCCGAAGTCTTCAGGATCCAGCTTGTCCAGGATCTCTTCCCACTGTTCCTTGTCCTCGGAACGGAACATCGTCTTATCTTCCTGGGAAACCGATTTCTGCGATTTCTGCAGCACCTCTTCCCGGACGAAGATGGGCGCGTTGGTGCGGAGCGCTATGGCGATGGCGTCGGAGGGTCGGGAATCGATGGAACTCAACTTATCGTCGACTCGAAGATGAATCAAGGCGTAATAGGTGTTGTCCCGGAGGTCGCAAACTTCGATGCGTTCCACCGTCACGTTGAGGTGCTCCAGCACGTTTTTCAACAGATCGTGGGTCATGGGACGGGGAAAACGGATCTTTTCGAGTTCCGTGGCGATGGATGTGGCTTCCAGGAGCCCGATCCAAATGGGAAGATGTGTTTCCGTTACCGGATCCTTGAGGATCACCACCGGGGTATTAGTCTGCTGATCCATGACCAGCGAGGAAACCGTCATTTGCCTGTACATGGCATCTCCTTTCCGGACTGCCGCCGTTATCAAATGCTGCAACCGCTGCCCGTGACCGCCTGTCGCGCGAGCGAAAAACGGCACGGCATCGGTTGATTTCCAGGTTTGTGCGGGGAGGACCGAAGATCAGTCGACAGCCCCGCCGTTCAATTCACCCCGAAGCGAATGGCTGAACGCGTCTGTGATGCGCACCTTGACGCAACGGCCCACCAGCGTCTCGTCGCCCTGAAAATTCACGATTCGGTTCTGTTGCGTCCTCCCCGTGAATTGACCGCCCCCCGCCCTGCTGGGTCCTTCCACCAGGACTTCCCGAATCCCGCCGATCTCGAGCCGGTTCTTTTCCAGGGTGATTTCCGCCTGCAGCCCCTGAAGGATCGCCAGGCGGCGGCTCTTCACGTCCTCCGGGACCTTGCCGGAAAAACCCGACGACCTGGCGAAAGGTCGGTCCGAATATCGGAACGAAAAGAGCGTGTCGAAGCGGATGCGTTCCATCAGCTCCAGAGTCTTTTCGAAATCTTCGTCGCTTTCTCCCGGAAAGCCGACCATGACGTCGGCGGAAAGGCCGATCTCGGGGCAGGCGTCTCTGAGGCGCCGGACCTTGTCTTCATAGTCGGCCGCCGTGTAGCGCCGGTTCATCCGCCGGAGCACCAGGTCCGAGCCGGCCTGGAAGGGAAGGTGGATGTGTTTGCAAAGAACCGGGATTTCGGTGAAGCAACGGATAAGAGATTCCGTAAGGTCCTTGGGGTGCGACGTGGTGAACCGGATTCTCGATAGGTTTGTCTCACCGGCGATCTTCCGTATCAGTTCCGAAAAGTCGATGCGCTCGGAAAGACCCCGGCCGTAAGAATTAACGTTCTGGCCGAGCAGCAGAACTTCGCGCGCGCCCCCGTCTTCCAGAGCCTTGATCTCCCGGAGCACGTCGCCGCTCGGCCGGCTCCGTTCCCGGCCCCGCACATAGGGCACAATGCAGTACGTGCAGAAGTTGTCGCACCCCTGCATGATGGTCACCGGCGCGACGACGCCCGACCGAAGCGGCCTGCCGCCGGCCGGCGGGTAGTGCCGGTTAGTTTCGCCTTCATCGTCCGGAAGGTACGCCGTGCGGTTCCCGTCCTGCCACAGGCGGTCGAGCAAGTCAGGCACGGCTCCCACACCTCGCGTGCCCACGACCAGGTCCAGGTGAGGGAACCTCTCGAGGAGTTTTTCTCCCAGCTGCTGAGCGACGCATCCGGCCACGATGATCTTCAGATCCGGATTGCGGTGTTTGAGCTTTCGCAGCCGACCCACCAACGAGTAGACCTTCTGCTCGGCCTTTTCCCGTACGGAACAGGTATTCAAAAAGATGACGTCCGCACGGTCCGGGTCATCCACGCGGCGATAGCCCCGGTTCTCGAGGAGCCACGCCACGCGCATGGAATCGTATTCGTTCATCTGACAGCCGAAGGTCTGGACATAGAGGGCCCGCGGACAGGCCCCAACGGCCGCCTCAGCTGATTTTTCGTGCATGCCGCTCAACGCCCGAGCATCCTCTCCCCCGTCCGGGGCTGTCCGTCACAGAAGGTCGTCCCATTCGTTTTCGGGATGACCCTTCGCGATCAGGTTGCGATTCATTTCCACAAGCCGGCTGGAAAGCCGCTGGATCAGGTCCACAGCAAGGTCCGGGAATTCCCGGGCAAACGACAGCAGCCTGTCGGCCGGAAAGACCTGGACCGTGCTTTCGCCCACGCTGGTCACCGAAGCCTTCCAGGGGAGCCGGAGCAGGCAGGCCATGGCGCCGAAGAAGGTGCCCGGCCGCTCGATGCGGCCCACTTCCAAGCCGCCTCGTGTGACCCGAAGACCGCCGTCGGCGGAAACCAGCCTGAAAAACTCCCTCCCTTGGGAACCTTCATGCACCACGCGCTCTCCGTCTCCGAAAAAACGGATTTCCACGTCCTGAGGCAGTTGAACCTCCCGGTCCTCAAAAACAACCTCTCCCGTGTCTACAAGCTGCTTCACCACCGAAAGCAGGATGGTTCGCGCCATCCGGGGTGTCCTGGCGATGAAGTAATCCACTGCCTCCACGTCGTAGATGGCGATGCGGGCGGCTGTCACGGCCTGCACGGTATAAGGAAAGTGGGGTTCCACCAGGCATTCCATGCCGAAGACGTCCTGCTCGCCGAGAACCCGGATCTTGCGGCCGTCGCGGGTGACTTTTACACTGCCGTCCAAGATCACGTAGAAGTTGGACACTTCCTGACCCGCGCAAAGTACGATGTCGCCTTCGTCATAGGTTCGCACGTCGAACCGGTAGTCGGGTCGCTCCTCCTCCGGTGCACTCAGGTGGCGGTTTCTCTTCGAAGTCGTCATCGCACGTCCTGTCCAGGGACTTCAATAAAAGTTTGTCCAACAACAAGCTCATGAAAGTCGGGCCCTAAAGTTCCTTGTTCCTGTAGGAGCGGGCTTGCCCGCGACCCGTAAAACCGGCGATGCCGCGTTGATGCTGATCGCCGGCAAGCCGGCTCCTACTGGGCATGCATCACCTGGTAGGGGCGCAGCGCTGCTGCGCCCCTACTCGAAAACACGGACACTCCATCCCCGGAAGGGTGAAGAGTATTCTCAGATAGCCTCTAAGCTTCCGCAAGCATGGAAGGTCCGGGGTCAGTCACGCCTTAGGGCCTTCATTCTTAGACTATACCCGAGTTCGTTTCAAGGGGCCTGTCCCGAGTCCCGGGCGGTGGGGCCCGGCACGCCGCACGGAAGAGGGAGCAGGAAAGAAGAGCGCCCGGCCAAGGGCCGCCGCGTAGCAGGGTCGGCCTCCCAGCGGGACGCCCGCTGTGGGTCCCTCCGGATCAGGCCGGTTCAGCGGGAACCCACCCGGTGAACTTCGACTCCGCGCCGATGATCGCCAGCACATCGTCCTCACAGTCCGGAGCGGCATGGATCCGCACCAGTCCCAGATCGGAATCCACTGTGGTGACCACGGCCACACCTTCGTAGGCTTCCAGGGTGGAGGAAAGAAAATGGATGGTCCGGGGATCTACAAATCCAAGAAACACCGTGCCCTGCATGGATCCCTCCGCCGTGGAACCGTTCGTTTTTCCGCTTTTGTTCACCCGATGCCTATGATAGCAATAGCTCTCCCGCGAGGGAAGCTGGAGCTTCGATTTCATCGGGGCGGGGGCGCCGCTCCCACAATGGGCCGCCTGGGTGGGTGAAGGGTATTCTCGGACACTCTCTTACATCACCTGCGGAGCAAAACCGATCGCACCGGACGCGTTGTGGGGCTTTCAACCACCAGACGGAGTCTATCATGGGTCGACGCGTGAGACGAAAGTTTATCGCTGCGGTTCTCATCGTTTTCACCGGTTTTTGCGCCCGGATCGCCTGGTCTCAGTCGGGGACGTCAACTTTCTTCGCCCAGGGGATAGCCGTCTACGACGAACGGGACCAGGCGAGGAGCCGCGAGGAGGCGCTGAACGACCTCATGATCCAGGGCGTTACCCAGGGGATCGGGGTGTTTTTGAAGCCTTCCGAACTGGTGCGTCAGAACGCGCTGCTGAAGAAGGAAATTCTTTCCAAGCCGCAGCGCTACGTACAGAGTTACCGGATTCTTTCGGAGCAGCCGTCGGGTGGATCCTACCGGATACAGGGCCAGGTGACGGTGGCCATGGAAACGCTACGAGCCGACCTGGAGGCTCTGAGTCTTTCGGTGGAGGGAACCGCGAAACCCGTACCCGTTCCTTCTCCCGCGGCCGCTTCCGCACCGGCTTCGGAAGGGAACCGCCAAAGCCTGCCCGAAGGACTGCCGCACGCCCGGGATCTGCTCTGGGTCGTTTCGGAAAACTGGGACGGGACCTGGGTGGTTCCCACAAGCGATACCCCGTCGCGCACACCCTTTCACGAAAGCCTCCTCATGGACGCGGAAGACTACCTCTGGACGCTGGACGTCCCTTCACAAGGAGACGTCGTGGCTGACGCCTCGGGAAACGTTCCCCTCTACGACGCGCTGCAGACGGCCCGCGAAAGGGGAAAGCCGATCCTGGTGATGGGCCGAGTCTTCTCGCAGACAACGGACGCCGGCATCCGGACCGTCCAGGTCAACCTTCAGATTGTTGATGTGGCTTCGGAAAGCGTTTTGGGAAGCCTTGATCATTCCTGGCCTCTCGCGGGAGATCTGAACGAAGGGATCGTCTACATGGCGAGCCTGGTGGTTCCGCGGATCGATGCTCTGCTCGCCGCCGCCGGGGAAAGAGGCCGTTCTTACACCGTGGGACAAGTCAGCGCGGTGCCGGATGAGTGGGGTGCGCAGCGACAGTGGAATGTAGTACTTCGGTCGGATCACGCCTACAGCCAGTGGGAGATGCTGGAGGAACTGCTCAGGCGCCAGTCGTCGGAAGTCAGAGTGGAGGGGCTTGAATTGAAGGGCGGCGAGATCCGAGCGTTTGTTTCAGGCGTGTCGTAC
This is a stretch of genomic DNA from Desulfoglaeba alkanexedens ALDC. It encodes these proteins:
- a CDS encoding bifunctional nuclease family protein encodes the protein MYRQMTVSSLVMDQQTNTPVVILKDPVTETHLPIWIGLLEATSIATELEKIRFPRPMTHDLLKNVLEHLNVTVERIEVCDLRDNTYYALIHLRVDDKLSSIDSRPSDAIAIALRTNAPIFVREEVLQKSQKSVSQEDKTMFRSEDKEQWEEILDKLDPEDFGKYKM
- the miaB gene encoding tRNA (N6-isopentenyl adenosine(37)-C2)-methylthiotransferase MiaB; protein product: MHEKSAEAAVGACPRALYVQTFGCQMNEYDSMRVAWLLENRGYRRVDDPDRADVIFLNTCSVREKAEQKVYSLVGRLRKLKHRNPDLKIIVAGCVAQQLGEKLLERFPHLDLVVGTRGVGAVPDLLDRLWQDGNRTAYLPDDEGETNRHYPPAGGRPLRSGVVAPVTIMQGCDNFCTYCIVPYVRGRERSRPSGDVLREIKALEDGGAREVLLLGQNVNSYGRGLSERIDFSELIRKIAGETNLSRIRFTTSHPKDLTESLIRCFTEIPVLCKHIHLPFQAGSDLVLRRMNRRYTAADYEDKVRRLRDACPEIGLSADVMVGFPGESDEDFEKTLELMERIRFDTLFSFRYSDRPFARSSGFSGKVPEDVKSRRLAILQGLQAEITLEKNRLEIGGIREVLVEGPSRAGGGQFTGRTQQNRIVNFQGDETLVGRCVKVRITDAFSHSLRGELNGGAVD
- a CDS encoding ribonuclease D — its product is MTAPPFDTFIVQEASGEDNAERPCHMVATPEDFRRLMEQLRGEGHIAVDTESNGFYAYFERVCVIQLSVASQDFVLDVLALDDLKPLGALLADPGIEKIFHAAANDIGSLKRDFDFQFANVFDTAIACKLLGHRRLGLAATLEREFGVRLDKKCQRCDWGRRPLTEEQVVYACQDTRYLVALRHRLAERLEKEGLLEKAAEAFEAVCRQSAPRGRFPPNGYVKIRGFKTLEAEGRRAARELYQLRDQMARSADKAPFRVMTNDVIFRLARNRPQNLSELARIKGLPRQFRKGRLAEKILHAVQ
- a CDS encoding Smr/MutS family protein: MSRKKSPSKAVSNGSRKQKKRSPTDEGFYTPFWGLDQQLQATSAEKTGGPPPAVPPQPRFDRPEEASRAHAGGTCREIPDEQLFLDTVGDATPLPAEDRARVPRRPARTFLPQCREQEDWEVLMHLADLVAGGASFELVHTDEYIDGAVAGLSPAIVKGLKKGRFSYQAYIDLHGCTREEALELVTRFIRDSHARGLRCVLVVSGKGLNSKNREPVLKNQLVRWFLCAPLKRFVLAFASARSCDGGSGAFYVLLRRRQSRHPVVSPAM
- a CDS encoding Crp/Fnr family transcriptional regulator, whose amino-acid sequence is MTTSKRNRHLSAPEEERPDYRFDVRTYDEGDIVLCAGQEVSNFYVILDGSVKVTRDGRKIRVLGEQDVFGMECLVEPHFPYTVQAVTAARIAIYDVEAVDYFIARTPRMARTILLSVVKQLVDTGEVVFEDREVQLPQDVEIRFFGDGERVVHEGSQGREFFRLVSADGGLRVTRGGLEVGRIERPGTFFGAMACLLRLPWKASVTSVGESTVQVFPADRLLSFAREFPDLAVDLIQRLSSRLVEMNRNLIAKGHPENEWDDLL
- the ade gene encoding adenine deaminase, whose translation is MKRDRRSLERLLRVAAGEVPAECCLRGGSIVNVHTGAVERADLAVHDGCIVGIGRYEARRVVDASGLYIAPGFIDGHIHIESSLLHPSGFAAAVLPRGTTAVVCDPHEIANVFGVEGIRYFLQATERLPLDVYLTLPSCVPASPLETSGAALSAADLASLLPHPRIVGLGEMMNFPGVIAAVPDVLEKLVLFQDLHMDGHAPLLTGNALNAYVLAGIATDHESTQLEEAREKLARGLRLMIREGSQSRDMAALLPAVSDATWPSCLLVTDDRHPDDLLHDGHMDALVNRAVDLGLDPVRAIAMASRTPAETFGLKRRGALVPGARADFSLSASLHPWKPVSVYKNGVEVVRDGKVLVDLENGPSPAPPPSPMELGPMSSDLFALSGAPDREVKVIEVVEGSLLTRCVHAVPKTDGGRLVADTGRDILKLAVFNRYGPRTGQPRRGIGFVKGFGLTRGALASTIAHDSHNLIAVGASDAAMAAVCEAVRRVGGGLGVGDASGTLELLPLPIAGLMSLEPLDAVVDRLAALRRLARTFGCALRNPFMALSFLALPVIPELKLTDRGLVDVASFSMVSLQA
- a CDS encoding DMT family transporter; protein product: MNRNARAYLAVSAAVAFWGVSFVATKVALRTIPPCVLLASRFALASFVLLPLWFVFARERLRRGDFLLFALLGIMEPGLYFVLETRGLLHTSASAASLIMASIPVFVIILARFLLREPLRPRVAAGIFLTLAGVAFLLFRGEPTESLEGSSLRGNLYILGAALCASAYTVVSRRLGVRYRPWTVTMVQALVATVFFLPLAVLEWRPLQIRGIGTPEWAALLFLALFATLFAFLCYNYSLSVLEASRVAVFLNVIPLVTVACASWILGERLGPTQAVGGVLILVGVSITTSGAHGAATGGTRPLVGSVRRWLKKLHGGTHHGMSALSAAKKYVKGPASSVAGARRSEGQHKAF
- a CDS encoding ferritin family protein, producing the protein MSTISCRSFDDIVNFAIKKEESAMDFYRQCAQRAKNPGIKHFFEEMVDEERKHRDMLKDLNPYGLEAFKLEKVEDLKISDYLLDVPFREDLTYQEALTLAMKKEEKSHAFYEAWKGKCLHEKTAKIFEILAQEETKHKRKLETLYDEEILGWD
- a CDS encoding YcaO-like family protein, yielding MNSGIELRDCFKTYSHDQDKARTPAETIRWVRDRLSGFRLNLLSRTLRIDTGRLDVPVFLSLCGDDAILLTGTKKQMGKGATLEQSEASALMELVERFSFFSFVRETRFPLLTWEKVPGSAVSAEVLKLSIHDSRTPTGRCEAFLKGCPLRWAVARSLTENRDRWLPIDWFYLINEYNGPAAGNTLEEAILQSLCEVVERHVGSVIAYEERVTPRIDPSSVKDPAAVELLEKFHRNGIQLHLRDFSLNTGIPSVGVLAYDPANFPEKSEIVFAVGTTPSPEKSLCRALTEVAQLAGDFESRTSYRPTLPKYKSLEEAAYLMAPGPTVAIQSLPDLSDHNLRVEIERCVGALRDMGLEVLVLDATHPELQVPAVYTVIPGAHFLDHTRDTDFPQHMARTVIRGLPPESAAAQLERLHNLFGPRYDLTFFLAHGHELLGNVEKALGLFEEALRQKPDPREIASIYVHMASCRKELGDYRGALRALEYAERRNWELKEIYNLRGFCYYRLKEHYKAIEAFERAIELDPGSAIDYANIGSNLRELGHKEEAVRLYRMALELDPSIDFARENIQRLEAEIQAARG